CACAAGAGCTATGATTCCGACCGTGACCTCATTCATGGACTTCTCCTCCGTAGATCTTCACGATGTCGCAGAACAAAACGACCGACAGGGCGAAAAGACCCCCGGCTATTCCGTAGACCACGGGATACATCGGAAGTTCAAGCGTGCCCGTCACCTCGTTGGCGATCTGGAAACCCCGCCCGATCCTTATCATATTGACGCCGATAAAGATGAACATCACTATCCCGACACACCTCGTGATCGTTTCGACCGTATTCCTCACCCTTGACGGCCAGGAGTTCAGAAGAAAGTCAACCGCGATGTGACCCTTCATCCACGACGTCATGGGAACCGTGAAACCGATCACTATGCCCCCGCACATCGCGGTGATCTCCACGGCACCGGGGACGGGATGCCCGAATATCCTCAGGAGCACATCCGCCGTGGTCAAAACGATCACGAAGGTCAGGACGACGCCCGAGATGCCCTGCATGAAGAGAATGACCTTGTGAACACCCTTCAGGAATGACTTCATAAAAACCTCCCGCGCAAGATCTGAACAGTTTCTGTCGTATCTACCGGCCGAAC
This Syntrophorhabdus sp. DNA region includes the following protein-coding sequences:
- a CDS encoding TRAP transporter small permease; translation: MKSFLKGVHKVILFMQGISGVVLTFVIVLTTADVLLRIFGHPVPGAVEITAMCGGIVIGFTVPMTSWMKGHIAVDFLLNSWPSRVRNTVETITRCVGIVMFIFIGVNMIRIGRGFQIANEVTGTLELPMYPVVYGIAGGLFALSVVLFCDIVKIYGGEVHE